The following coding sequences are from one Alosa alosa isolate M-15738 ecotype Scorff River chromosome 3, AALO_Geno_1.1, whole genome shotgun sequence window:
- the LOC125291687 gene encoding R3H domain-containing protein 1-like isoform X2, whose product MRMSGPGTDKETSETMRVLEEESDPAPEVQGQTSGSDSKDRPEPVKEESSQDNQKEMQQGSGHTGIRSKSNAKLKLVRSLAICEEPSPPSVSTEMPGEHQGEIEVQLSQSFDKEETAPPKSEDGKDRCPDKLEKAEKTPRKMLSRDSSQEYTDSTGIDLHEFLVNTLKNNPRDRMMLLKLEQDILDFISNNESQRRKFPPMTSYHRMLLHRVAAYFGLDHNVDQTGKSVIINKTSNTRIPDQKFSEHIKDDKTDDFQKRYILKRDNASIDKDDNLLRMRLKEDRRSKSIEEREEEYQRARDRIFAQDGPDSFPPDKRIQEDDGYNNTQQRRQIFRLKDSRSGNSRQSSSENEPRYSEPRPWSSTDSDSSNRNLRPAMTKASSFSGIPVLMRGDSCNSSKSTGRLSKTGSDSSSSVGSSTGSLSRSQPPLLPALPLTQQPGPGAPLSYPAVSPAGPAPYKGCRGGSSSSSYTAPLANHSYYLLPLEATGISPSGILLNLHTGQPFVNAEGSAVLYGPTLGAQPGRPQQPPPVPPGSANHVISQSAPPPPPPPPPPPPPAIRSLLPPVLPSAQPVHYHATASYAPPFFSASPNQHYTVQENLGAQFSHMSLAHHQLLVDGRDAPHHTAMYPSSVLLQGPPPQQQTGYMVTPAGHPGVPAGAAYATPGQTPHAQPLLHHNHHHHQQQQQQQQHHQHQQHHHHHHQQQQHHQHQHHHQQQQQQQQTSQQGYMQQPLQQMASCYCAPGQQYPLSSQQYRHVGSVTYSSPPNQPMATAAAPPPPNQQPGYQTVMPNQAQSYQNMVGVQQSQSQGLVSGQHSNMGTQMQGMMVQYPSMPSYQVSLPQGSQAVGQQPYQQQIIIPNQSSQGTMPATGVQVYYSIVPPNQQNTLSSSVGFLPPPGSEQMPFPRTSPPCGSQQLPAQQCSGVSCPPPPGGGMVMMQLTIPPNQHKTHSPPQWKNNKYYSLDHGRNHKGPDLSSLDTSQSSPQLGSPSSSPSQSPSPAHLTNVKSIRPGLPTLPIMQQFSRSFGPGQADPRYPLLGQPLQYNPQVHPPLLHAPPNHQGPGGMRQGGRGRKQPRKALSADLSVGETVSEQVLEMTNMPPGVGRTQADPLFREL is encoded by the exons ATGAGGATGTCTGGTCCTGGCACTGACAAGGAGACGAGTGAAACAATGAGAGttctggaggaggagagtgaccCGGCGCCAGAGGTCCAAGGCCAGACCTCCGGGTCTGACAGCAAAGACCGGCCCGAGCCAGTCAAGGAGGAAAGCAGCCAGGACAACCAGAAGGAGATGCAG CAAGGCTCTGGACATACAGGGATCAGGTCCAAG TCTAATGCAAAGTTAAAGTTAGTTCGGAGCCTGGCCATTTGCGAAgagccctctcctccatctgttTCCACAGAAATGCCTGGAGAACATCAG GGTGAGATTGAGGTCCAGCTTTCACAGTCGTTTGACAAAGAGGAGACGGCTCCACCCAAGAGCGAGGATGGCAAAGACAGATGCCCTGACAAGCTGGAGAAGGCTGAGAAAACGCCACGGAAGATGCTGTCTcgag ATTCTAGTCAAGAATACACAGACTCAACTGGTATCGATCTCCACGAATTCTTGGTGAACACACTGAAAAACAATCCCAG GGACCGAATGATGTTGCTGAAGTTGGAGCAAGACATTCTGGACTTCATCAGTAATAATGA AAGCCAGAGAAGAAAATTTCCTCCGATGACTTCATATCATCGAATGCTGCTGCACCGGGTTGCTGCATACTTTGGCTTAGACCACAACGTTGACCAGACCGGGAAATCTGTCATCATCAACAAAACTAGCAATACAAGAAT ACCAGATCAAAAATTTTCAGAGCATATCAAAGATGACAAAACAGATGACTTCCAGAAACGCTACATTCTGAAAAGGGACAATGCCAGCATAGACAAAGATGACAACTTG CTGCGAATGCGCCTgaaagaggacaggaggagtaAGTCTATAGAGGAGCGAGAGGAGGAGTATCAGCGAGCCAGGGACAGGATATTTGCCCAAGAT GGTCCTGACAGCTTCCCTCCTGACAAAAG GATACAGGAGGACGACGGCTATAACAACACACAGCAAAGACGACAGATTTTTAG GTTAAAAGACAGCCGGTCGGGAAACAGCCGGCAGAGCAGTTCGGAGAACGAGCCCAGGTACTCGGAGCCGCGGCCGTGGAGCAGCACCGACTCGGACAGCTCCAACCGCAACCTCCGTCCGGCCATGACCAAGGCTAGCAGCTTCAGCGGCATCCCCGTGCTCATGCGCGGCGACAGCTGCAACAGTAGCAAGAGCACTGGACGCCTCTCCAAGACAG GTTCTGACTCGTCTAGTAGTGTAGGCTCGTCCACGggctcgctctctcgctcccaGCCGCCTCTCCTCCCCGCCCTGCCTCTAACCCAGCAGCCAGGCCCTGGCGCGCCCCTTTCCTACCCTGCCGTCAGCCCTGCTGGTCCCGCACCCTACAAGGGGTGCCGGGggggctcctcctcctcctcctacacaGCGCCCTTGGCTAACCATAGCTACTATTTGCTTCCTCTGGAAGCCACCGGGATCTCCCCCAGCGGTATCCTGTTGAACCTGCACACAG GTCAGCCCTTTGTGAATGCCGAGGGCAGTGCGGTGCTCTATGGCCCCACCCTGGGCGCACAGCCTGGTAGGCCCCAGCAGCCTCCCCCAGTGCCACCTGGCTCTGCCAACCACGTCATTTCCCAG tctgcacctcctcctcctcctcctcctccacctccacctcctccagccATTCGGTCCTTGCTGCCGCCCGTGTTGCCGTCGGCTCAGCCTGTCCACTACCACGCCACGGCCTCTTACGCACCTCCGTTCTTCTCCGCCTCTCCTAACCAGCACTACACTGTg CAAGAGAACCTGGGAGCCCAGTTCAGCCACATGAGCCTGGCCCACCACCAGCTGCTCGTCGACGGCCGCGATGCGCCGCACCACACTGCCATGTACCCCTCATCCGTCCTGCTGCAGGGACCCCCGCCCCAACAGCAGACCGGCTACATGGTGACACCAGCAGGGCACCCCGGGGTGCCTGCCGGCGCGGCCTACGCCACCCCAGGCCAGACGCCCCATGCCCAGCCACTGCtgcaccacaaccaccaccaccaccagcagcagcagcagcaacaacaacaccaccaacatcaacaacaccaccaccatcatcatcaacaacaacaacaccaccaacaccaacaccaccaccaacagcagcagcagcagcagcaaactTCCCAGCAGGGCTACATGCAGCAGCCACTGCAGCAG ATGGCCTCGTGTTACTGTGCTCCGGGTCAGCAGTACCCCCTCTCCAGCCAGCAGTACCGGCATGTGGGAAGCGTGACGTACAGCAGCCCCCCCAACCAGCCGATGGCCACCGCCGCCGCGCCCCCACCCCCAAATCAGCAGCCAG GTTATCAAACTGTGATGCCAAATCAAGCGCAGAGCTACCAGAACATGGTTGGGGTGCAGCAGTCTCAGAGCCAGGGCCTGGTCAGTGGCCAGCACAGCAATATGGGAACCCAAATGCAAGGCATGATGGTGCAGTATCCCTCCATGCCATCTTATCAG GTATCCCTGCCTCAAGGCTCTCAGGCTGTAGGCCAGCAGCCATATCAGCAGCAGATCATCATCCCCAACCAGTCCAGCCAGGGTACCATGCCTGCCACGGGGGTCCAGGTCTACTACAGCATCGTCCCACCAAACCAACAGAACACCCTTAG CTCCTCGGTGGGGTTTTTGCCGCCTCCAGGGTCGGAGCAGATGCCGTTCCCTCGCACGTCGCCCCCCTGCGGCTCCCAGCAGCTCCCTGCCCAGCAGTGTTCAG GTGTGTCGTGCCCTCCGCCCCCTGGTGGCGGGATGGTGATGATGCAGCTGACCATCCCACCCAATCAGCACAAGACCCACTCGCCTCCCCAGTGGAAGAACAACAAGTACTACAGCCTGGACCACGGGAGGAACCACAAGGGCCCGGACCTATCCAGCCTGGACACCTCACAG AGTAGCCCTCAGCTGGGcagcccctcctcctccccctcccagtCCCCGTCCCCAGCACACTTGACCAACGTGAAGAGCATACGCCCGGGCCTCCCCACCCTTCCCATCATGCAGCAGTTCTCAAGATCATTCGGTCCAGGTCAAG CTGATCCCCGGTACCCTCTGCTTGGTCAGCCCCTCCAGTACAATCCCCAAGTCCATCCTCCTCTGCTCCACGCTCCACCCAACCACCAG GGGCCTGGAGGAATGAGGCAGGGAGGTCGAGGGCGGAAGCAGCCAAGGAAAGCGCTTTCAGCAGATCTCAGTGTAGGTGAAACAG TAAGCGAGCAGGTCCTGGAGATGACAAACATGCCGCCAGGCGTTGGCCGGACGCAGGCGGACCCCTTGTTCAGGGAACTGTGA
- the LOC125291687 gene encoding R3H domain-containing protein 1-like isoform X6, protein MRMSGPGTDKETSETMRVLEEESDPAPEVQGQTSGSDSKDRPEPVKEESSQDNQKEMQGEIEVQLSQSFDKEETAPPKSEDGKDRCPDKLEKAEKTPRKMLSRDSSQEYTDSTGIDLHEFLVNTLKNNPRDRMMLLKLEQDILDFISNNESQRRKFPPMTSYHRMLLHRVAAYFGLDHNVDQTGKSVIINKTSNTRIPDQKFSEHIKDDKTDDFQKRYILKRDNASIDKDDNLLRMRLKEDRRSKSIEEREEEYQRARDRIFAQDGPDSFPPDKRIQEDDGYNNTQQRRQIFRLKDSRSGNSRQSSSENEPRYSEPRPWSSTDSDSSNRNLRPAMTKASSFSGIPVLMRGDSCNSSKSTGRLSKTGSDSSSSVGSSTGSLSRSQPPLLPALPLTQQPGPGAPLSYPAVSPAGPAPYKGCRGGSSSSSYTAPLANHSYYLLPLEATGISPSGILLNLHTGQPFVNAEGSAVLYGPTLGAQPGRPQQPPPVPPGSANHVISQSAPPPPPPPPPPPPPAIRSLLPPVLPSAQPVHYHATASYAPPFFSASPNQHYTVQENLGAQFSHMSLAHHQLLVDGRDAPHHTAMYPSSVLLQGPPPQQQTGYMVTPAGHPGVPAGAAYATPGQTPHAQPLLHHNHHHHQQQQQQQQHHQHQQHHHHHHQQQQHHQHQHHHQQQQQQQQTSQQGYMQQPLQQMASCYCAPGQQYPLSSQQYRHVGSVTYSSPPNQPMATAAAPPPPNQQPGYQTVMPNQAQSYQNMVGVQQSQSQGLVSGQHSNMGTQMQGMMVQYPSMPSYQVSLPQGSQAVGQQPYQQQIIIPNQSSQGTMPATGVQVYYSIVPPNQQNTLSSSVGFLPPPGSEQMPFPRTSPPCGSQQLPAQQCSGVSCPPPPGGGMVMMQLTIPPNQHKTHSPPQWKNNKYYSLDHGRNHKGPDLSSLDTSQSSPQLGSPSSSPSQSPSPAHLTNVKSIRPGLPTLPIMQQFSRSFGPGQADPRYPLLGQPLQYNPQVHPPLLHAPPNHQGPGGMRQGGRGRKQPRKALSADLSVGETVSEQVLEMTNMPPGVGRTQADPLFREL, encoded by the exons ATGAGGATGTCTGGTCCTGGCACTGACAAGGAGACGAGTGAAACAATGAGAGttctggaggaggagagtgaccCGGCGCCAGAGGTCCAAGGCCAGACCTCCGGGTCTGACAGCAAAGACCGGCCCGAGCCAGTCAAGGAGGAAAGCAGCCAGGACAACCAGAAGGAGATGCAG GGTGAGATTGAGGTCCAGCTTTCACAGTCGTTTGACAAAGAGGAGACGGCTCCACCCAAGAGCGAGGATGGCAAAGACAGATGCCCTGACAAGCTGGAGAAGGCTGAGAAAACGCCACGGAAGATGCTGTCTcgag ATTCTAGTCAAGAATACACAGACTCAACTGGTATCGATCTCCACGAATTCTTGGTGAACACACTGAAAAACAATCCCAG GGACCGAATGATGTTGCTGAAGTTGGAGCAAGACATTCTGGACTTCATCAGTAATAATGA AAGCCAGAGAAGAAAATTTCCTCCGATGACTTCATATCATCGAATGCTGCTGCACCGGGTTGCTGCATACTTTGGCTTAGACCACAACGTTGACCAGACCGGGAAATCTGTCATCATCAACAAAACTAGCAATACAAGAAT ACCAGATCAAAAATTTTCAGAGCATATCAAAGATGACAAAACAGATGACTTCCAGAAACGCTACATTCTGAAAAGGGACAATGCCAGCATAGACAAAGATGACAACTTG CTGCGAATGCGCCTgaaagaggacaggaggagtaAGTCTATAGAGGAGCGAGAGGAGGAGTATCAGCGAGCCAGGGACAGGATATTTGCCCAAGAT GGTCCTGACAGCTTCCCTCCTGACAAAAG GATACAGGAGGACGACGGCTATAACAACACACAGCAAAGACGACAGATTTTTAG GTTAAAAGACAGCCGGTCGGGAAACAGCCGGCAGAGCAGTTCGGAGAACGAGCCCAGGTACTCGGAGCCGCGGCCGTGGAGCAGCACCGACTCGGACAGCTCCAACCGCAACCTCCGTCCGGCCATGACCAAGGCTAGCAGCTTCAGCGGCATCCCCGTGCTCATGCGCGGCGACAGCTGCAACAGTAGCAAGAGCACTGGACGCCTCTCCAAGACAG GTTCTGACTCGTCTAGTAGTGTAGGCTCGTCCACGggctcgctctctcgctcccaGCCGCCTCTCCTCCCCGCCCTGCCTCTAACCCAGCAGCCAGGCCCTGGCGCGCCCCTTTCCTACCCTGCCGTCAGCCCTGCTGGTCCCGCACCCTACAAGGGGTGCCGGGggggctcctcctcctcctcctacacaGCGCCCTTGGCTAACCATAGCTACTATTTGCTTCCTCTGGAAGCCACCGGGATCTCCCCCAGCGGTATCCTGTTGAACCTGCACACAG GTCAGCCCTTTGTGAATGCCGAGGGCAGTGCGGTGCTCTATGGCCCCACCCTGGGCGCACAGCCTGGTAGGCCCCAGCAGCCTCCCCCAGTGCCACCTGGCTCTGCCAACCACGTCATTTCCCAG tctgcacctcctcctcctcctcctcctccacctccacctcctccagccATTCGGTCCTTGCTGCCGCCCGTGTTGCCGTCGGCTCAGCCTGTCCACTACCACGCCACGGCCTCTTACGCACCTCCGTTCTTCTCCGCCTCTCCTAACCAGCACTACACTGTg CAAGAGAACCTGGGAGCCCAGTTCAGCCACATGAGCCTGGCCCACCACCAGCTGCTCGTCGACGGCCGCGATGCGCCGCACCACACTGCCATGTACCCCTCATCCGTCCTGCTGCAGGGACCCCCGCCCCAACAGCAGACCGGCTACATGGTGACACCAGCAGGGCACCCCGGGGTGCCTGCCGGCGCGGCCTACGCCACCCCAGGCCAGACGCCCCATGCCCAGCCACTGCtgcaccacaaccaccaccaccaccagcagcagcagcagcaacaacaacaccaccaacatcaacaacaccaccaccatcatcatcaacaacaacaacaccaccaacaccaacaccaccaccaacagcagcagcagcagcagcaaactTCCCAGCAGGGCTACATGCAGCAGCCACTGCAGCAG ATGGCCTCGTGTTACTGTGCTCCGGGTCAGCAGTACCCCCTCTCCAGCCAGCAGTACCGGCATGTGGGAAGCGTGACGTACAGCAGCCCCCCCAACCAGCCGATGGCCACCGCCGCCGCGCCCCCACCCCCAAATCAGCAGCCAG GTTATCAAACTGTGATGCCAAATCAAGCGCAGAGCTACCAGAACATGGTTGGGGTGCAGCAGTCTCAGAGCCAGGGCCTGGTCAGTGGCCAGCACAGCAATATGGGAACCCAAATGCAAGGCATGATGGTGCAGTATCCCTCCATGCCATCTTATCAG GTATCCCTGCCTCAAGGCTCTCAGGCTGTAGGCCAGCAGCCATATCAGCAGCAGATCATCATCCCCAACCAGTCCAGCCAGGGTACCATGCCTGCCACGGGGGTCCAGGTCTACTACAGCATCGTCCCACCAAACCAACAGAACACCCTTAG CTCCTCGGTGGGGTTTTTGCCGCCTCCAGGGTCGGAGCAGATGCCGTTCCCTCGCACGTCGCCCCCCTGCGGCTCCCAGCAGCTCCCTGCCCAGCAGTGTTCAG GTGTGTCGTGCCCTCCGCCCCCTGGTGGCGGGATGGTGATGATGCAGCTGACCATCCCACCCAATCAGCACAAGACCCACTCGCCTCCCCAGTGGAAGAACAACAAGTACTACAGCCTGGACCACGGGAGGAACCACAAGGGCCCGGACCTATCCAGCCTGGACACCTCACAG AGTAGCCCTCAGCTGGGcagcccctcctcctccccctcccagtCCCCGTCCCCAGCACACTTGACCAACGTGAAGAGCATACGCCCGGGCCTCCCCACCCTTCCCATCATGCAGCAGTTCTCAAGATCATTCGGTCCAGGTCAAG CTGATCCCCGGTACCCTCTGCTTGGTCAGCCCCTCCAGTACAATCCCCAAGTCCATCCTCCTCTGCTCCACGCTCCACCCAACCACCAG GGGCCTGGAGGAATGAGGCAGGGAGGTCGAGGGCGGAAGCAGCCAAGGAAAGCGCTTTCAGCAGATCTCAGTGTAGGTGAAACAG TAAGCGAGCAGGTCCTGGAGATGACAAACATGCCGCCAGGCGTTGGCCGGACGCAGGCGGACCCCTTGTTCAGGGAACTGTGA
- the LOC125291687 gene encoding R3H domain-containing protein 1-like isoform X9, translated as MRMSGPGTDKETSETMRVLEEESDPAPEVQGQTSGSDSKDRPEPVKEESSQDNQKEMQQQGSGHTGIRSKSNAKLKLVRSLAICEEPSPPSVSTEMPGEHQGEIEVQLSQSFDKEETAPPKSEDGKDRCPDKLEKAEKTPRKMLSRDSSQEYTDSTGIDLHEFLVNTLKNNPRDRMMLLKLEQDILDFISNNESQRRKFPPMTSYHRMLLHRVAAYFGLDHNVDQTGKSVIINKTSNTRIPDQKFSEHIKDDKTDDFQKRYILKRDNASIDKDDNLLRMRLKEDRRSKSIEEREEEYQRARDRIFAQDGPDSFPPDKRIQEDDGYNNTQQRRQIFRLKDSRSGNSRQSSSENEPRYSEPRPWSSTDSDSSNRNLRPAMTKASSFSGIPVLMRGDSCNSSKSTGRLSKTGQPFVNAEGSAVLYGPTLGAQPGRPQQPPPVPPGSANHVISQSAPPPPPPPPPPPPPAIRSLLPPVLPSAQPVHYHATASYAPPFFSASPNQHYTVQENLGAQFSHMSLAHHQLLVDGRDAPHHTAMYPSSVLLQGPPPQQQTGYMVTPAGHPGVPAGAAYATPGQTPHAQPLLHHNHHHHQQQQQQQQHHQHQQHHHHHHQQQQHHQHQHHHQQQQQQQQTSQQGYMQQPLQQMASCYCAPGQQYPLSSQQYRHVGSVTYSSPPNQPMATAAAPPPPNQQPGYQTVMPNQAQSYQNMVGVQQSQSQGLVSGQHSNMGTQMQGMMVQYPSMPSYQVSLPQGSQAVGQQPYQQQIIIPNQSSQGTMPATGVQVYYSIVPPNQQNTLSSSVGFLPPPGSEQMPFPRTSPPCGSQQLPAQQCSGVSCPPPPGGGMVMMQLTIPPNQHKTHSPPQWKNNKYYSLDHGRNHKGPDLSSLDTSQSSPQLGSPSSSPSQSPSPAHLTNVKSIRPGLPTLPIMQQFSRSFGPGQADPRYPLLGQPLQYNPQVHPPLLHAPPNHQGPGGMRQGGRGRKQPRKALSADLSVGETVSEQVLEMTNMPPGVGRTQADPLFREL; from the exons ATGAGGATGTCTGGTCCTGGCACTGACAAGGAGACGAGTGAAACAATGAGAGttctggaggaggagagtgaccCGGCGCCAGAGGTCCAAGGCCAGACCTCCGGGTCTGACAGCAAAGACCGGCCCGAGCCAGTCAAGGAGGAAAGCAGCCAGGACAACCAGAAGGAGATGCAG CAGCAAGGCTCTGGACATACAGGGATCAGGTCCAAG TCTAATGCAAAGTTAAAGTTAGTTCGGAGCCTGGCCATTTGCGAAgagccctctcctccatctgttTCCACAGAAATGCCTGGAGAACATCAG GGTGAGATTGAGGTCCAGCTTTCACAGTCGTTTGACAAAGAGGAGACGGCTCCACCCAAGAGCGAGGATGGCAAAGACAGATGCCCTGACAAGCTGGAGAAGGCTGAGAAAACGCCACGGAAGATGCTGTCTcgag ATTCTAGTCAAGAATACACAGACTCAACTGGTATCGATCTCCACGAATTCTTGGTGAACACACTGAAAAACAATCCCAG GGACCGAATGATGTTGCTGAAGTTGGAGCAAGACATTCTGGACTTCATCAGTAATAATGA AAGCCAGAGAAGAAAATTTCCTCCGATGACTTCATATCATCGAATGCTGCTGCACCGGGTTGCTGCATACTTTGGCTTAGACCACAACGTTGACCAGACCGGGAAATCTGTCATCATCAACAAAACTAGCAATACAAGAAT ACCAGATCAAAAATTTTCAGAGCATATCAAAGATGACAAAACAGATGACTTCCAGAAACGCTACATTCTGAAAAGGGACAATGCCAGCATAGACAAAGATGACAACTTG CTGCGAATGCGCCTgaaagaggacaggaggagtaAGTCTATAGAGGAGCGAGAGGAGGAGTATCAGCGAGCCAGGGACAGGATATTTGCCCAAGAT GGTCCTGACAGCTTCCCTCCTGACAAAAG GATACAGGAGGACGACGGCTATAACAACACACAGCAAAGACGACAGATTTTTAG GTTAAAAGACAGCCGGTCGGGAAACAGCCGGCAGAGCAGTTCGGAGAACGAGCCCAGGTACTCGGAGCCGCGGCCGTGGAGCAGCACCGACTCGGACAGCTCCAACCGCAACCTCCGTCCGGCCATGACCAAGGCTAGCAGCTTCAGCGGCATCCCCGTGCTCATGCGCGGCGACAGCTGCAACAGTAGCAAGAGCACTGGACGCCTCTCCAAGACAG GTCAGCCCTTTGTGAATGCCGAGGGCAGTGCGGTGCTCTATGGCCCCACCCTGGGCGCACAGCCTGGTAGGCCCCAGCAGCCTCCCCCAGTGCCACCTGGCTCTGCCAACCACGTCATTTCCCAG tctgcacctcctcctcctcctcctcctccacctccacctcctccagccATTCGGTCCTTGCTGCCGCCCGTGTTGCCGTCGGCTCAGCCTGTCCACTACCACGCCACGGCCTCTTACGCACCTCCGTTCTTCTCCGCCTCTCCTAACCAGCACTACACTGTg CAAGAGAACCTGGGAGCCCAGTTCAGCCACATGAGCCTGGCCCACCACCAGCTGCTCGTCGACGGCCGCGATGCGCCGCACCACACTGCCATGTACCCCTCATCCGTCCTGCTGCAGGGACCCCCGCCCCAACAGCAGACCGGCTACATGGTGACACCAGCAGGGCACCCCGGGGTGCCTGCCGGCGCGGCCTACGCCACCCCAGGCCAGACGCCCCATGCCCAGCCACTGCtgcaccacaaccaccaccaccaccagcagcagcagcagcaacaacaacaccaccaacatcaacaacaccaccaccatcatcatcaacaacaacaacaccaccaacaccaacaccaccaccaacagcagcagcagcagcagcaaactTCCCAGCAGGGCTACATGCAGCAGCCACTGCAGCAG ATGGCCTCGTGTTACTGTGCTCCGGGTCAGCAGTACCCCCTCTCCAGCCAGCAGTACCGGCATGTGGGAAGCGTGACGTACAGCAGCCCCCCCAACCAGCCGATGGCCACCGCCGCCGCGCCCCCACCCCCAAATCAGCAGCCAG GTTATCAAACTGTGATGCCAAATCAAGCGCAGAGCTACCAGAACATGGTTGGGGTGCAGCAGTCTCAGAGCCAGGGCCTGGTCAGTGGCCAGCACAGCAATATGGGAACCCAAATGCAAGGCATGATGGTGCAGTATCCCTCCATGCCATCTTATCAG GTATCCCTGCCTCAAGGCTCTCAGGCTGTAGGCCAGCAGCCATATCAGCAGCAGATCATCATCCCCAACCAGTCCAGCCAGGGTACCATGCCTGCCACGGGGGTCCAGGTCTACTACAGCATCGTCCCACCAAACCAACAGAACACCCTTAG CTCCTCGGTGGGGTTTTTGCCGCCTCCAGGGTCGGAGCAGATGCCGTTCCCTCGCACGTCGCCCCCCTGCGGCTCCCAGCAGCTCCCTGCCCAGCAGTGTTCAG GTGTGTCGTGCCCTCCGCCCCCTGGTGGCGGGATGGTGATGATGCAGCTGACCATCCCACCCAATCAGCACAAGACCCACTCGCCTCCCCAGTGGAAGAACAACAAGTACTACAGCCTGGACCACGGGAGGAACCACAAGGGCCCGGACCTATCCAGCCTGGACACCTCACAG AGTAGCCCTCAGCTGGGcagcccctcctcctccccctcccagtCCCCGTCCCCAGCACACTTGACCAACGTGAAGAGCATACGCCCGGGCCTCCCCACCCTTCCCATCATGCAGCAGTTCTCAAGATCATTCGGTCCAGGTCAAG CTGATCCCCGGTACCCTCTGCTTGGTCAGCCCCTCCAGTACAATCCCCAAGTCCATCCTCCTCTGCTCCACGCTCCACCCAACCACCAG GGGCCTGGAGGAATGAGGCAGGGAGGTCGAGGGCGGAAGCAGCCAAGGAAAGCGCTTTCAGCAGATCTCAGTGTAGGTGAAACAG TAAGCGAGCAGGTCCTGGAGATGACAAACATGCCGCCAGGCGTTGGCCGGACGCAGGCGGACCCCTTGTTCAGGGAACTGTGA